In one window of Lynx canadensis isolate LIC74 chromosome A3, mLynCan4.pri.v2, whole genome shotgun sequence DNA:
- the HRH3 gene encoding histamine H3 receptor isoform X1, producing the protein MERTPPDGPLNASGALAGEAAAAGGARGFSAAWTAVLAALMALLIVATVLGNALVMLAFVADSSLRTQNNFFLLNLAISDFLVGAFCIPLYVPYVLTGRWPFSRGLCKLWLVVDYLLCTSSVFNIVLISYDRFLSVTRAVSYRAQQGDTRRAVQKMVMVWVLAFLLYGPAILSWEYLSGGSSIPEGHCYAEFFHNWYFLITASTLEFFTPFLSVTFFNLSIYLNIQRRTRVRLDGARDPEPPPEAQPSPPPAAPGCWGCWQKGRGEAVPLHRYGVGVGEAAPGAEAGEAAPGGGSGGGAAASPTSSSGSSSRGTERPRSLKRGSKPSASSASLEKRMKMASQSITQRFRLSRDKKVAKSLAVIVSIFGLCWAPYTLLMIIRAACHGHCVPDYWYETSFWLLWANSAVNPVLYPLCHYSFRRAFTKLLCPQKLKIQPHSSLEHCWKKTKKKTRP; encoded by the exons ATGGAGCGCACGCCGCCCGACGGGCCGCTGAACGCGTCGGGGGCGCTGGCGGGCGAGGCGGCGGCTGCGGGCGGGGCGCGCGGCTTCTCCGCCGCCTGGACCGCGGTGCTGGCCGCGCTCATGGCGCTGCTTATCGTGGCCACGGTGCTCGGCAACGCGCTGGTCATGCTCGCCTTCGTGGCCGACTCGAGCCTCCGCACCCAGAACAACTTCTTTCTGCTCAACCTCGCCATCTCCGACTTCCTCGTGG GGGCCTTCTGCATCCCACTCTATGTGCCCTATGTGCTGACTGGCCGCTGGCCCTTTAGCCGTGGTCTCTGCAAGCTGTGGCTGGTGGTGGACTACCTACTCTGCACCTCGTCCGTGTTCAACATCGTGCTCATCAGCTATGACCGCTTCCTGTCAGTCACCCGCGCT GTCTCCTACCGGGCCCAGCAGGGCGACACGCGGCGGGCGGTGCAGAAGATGGTGATGGTGTGGGTGCTGGCCTTCCTCCTGTACGGGCCGGCCATCCTGAGCTGGGAGTACCTGTCCGGCGGCAGCTCCATCCCGGAGGGCCACTGCTACGCCGAGTTCTTCCACAACTGGTACTTCCTCATCACGGCCTCCACACTCGAGTTCTTCACGCCCTTCCTCAGCGTCACCTTCTTCAACCTCAGCATCTACCTGAACATCCAGAGGCGCACCCGCGTCCGGCTGGACGGGGCGCGGGACCCCGAGCCCCCGCCCGAGGCCCAGccctccccgccgcccgccgcgcccggctgctggggctgctggcAGAAGGGGCGCGGGGAGGCCGTGCCGCTGCACAGGTACGGGGTCGGGGTGGGCGAGGCGGCCCCGGGCGCCGAGGCGGGGGAGGCGGCCCCCGGGGGCGGCAGCGGTGGGGGCGCCGCGGCCTCGCCCACCTCCAGCTCCGGCAGCTCCTCGCGGGGCACCGAGCGGCCTCGCTCGCTCAAGCGGGGCTCCAAGCCCTCGGCGTCCTCCGCGTCGCTGGAGAAGCGCATGAAGATGGCGTCCCAGAGCATCACCCAGCGCTTCCGGCTGTCCCGGGACAAGAAGGTGGCCAAGTCGCTGGCCGTCATCGTGAGCATCTTCGGGCTCTGCTGGGCCCCGTACACGCTCCTGATGATCATCCGGGCCGCCTGCCACGGCCACTGCGTTCCTGACTACTGGTACGAGACGTCCTTCTGGCTGCTGTGGGCCAACTCGGCCGTCAACCCCGTCCTGTACCCGCTGTGCCACTACAGTTTCCGCCGAGCCTTCACCAAGCTGCTCTGCCCCCAGAAGCTCAAGATCCAGCCGCACAGCTCCCTGGAGCACTGCTGGAA GAAGACGAAGAAGAAAACACGTCCGTGA
- the HRH3 gene encoding histamine H3 receptor isoform X2 — MERTPPDGPLNASGALAGEAAAAGGARGFSAAWTAVLAALMALLIVATVLGNALVMLAFVADSSLRTQNNFFLLNLAISDFLVGAFCIPLYVPYVLTGRWPFSRGLCKLWLVVDYLLCTSSVFNIVLISYDRFLSVTRAVSYRAQQGDTRRAVQKMVMVWVLAFLLYGPAILSWEYLSGGSSIPEGHCYAEFFHNWYFLITASTLEFFTPFLSVTFFNLSIYLNIQRRTRVRLDGARDPEPPPEAQPSPPPAAPGCWGCWQKGRGEAVPLHRYGVGVGEAAPGAEAGEAAPGGGSGGGAAASPTSSSGSSSRGTERPRSLKRGSKPSASSASLEKRMKMASQSITQRFRLSRDKKVAKSLAVIVSIFGLCWAPYTLLMIIRAACHGHCVPDYWYETSFWLLWANSAVNPVLYPLCHYSFRRAFTKLLCPQKLKIQPHSSLEHCWK; from the exons ATGGAGCGCACGCCGCCCGACGGGCCGCTGAACGCGTCGGGGGCGCTGGCGGGCGAGGCGGCGGCTGCGGGCGGGGCGCGCGGCTTCTCCGCCGCCTGGACCGCGGTGCTGGCCGCGCTCATGGCGCTGCTTATCGTGGCCACGGTGCTCGGCAACGCGCTGGTCATGCTCGCCTTCGTGGCCGACTCGAGCCTCCGCACCCAGAACAACTTCTTTCTGCTCAACCTCGCCATCTCCGACTTCCTCGTGG GGGCCTTCTGCATCCCACTCTATGTGCCCTATGTGCTGACTGGCCGCTGGCCCTTTAGCCGTGGTCTCTGCAAGCTGTGGCTGGTGGTGGACTACCTACTCTGCACCTCGTCCGTGTTCAACATCGTGCTCATCAGCTATGACCGCTTCCTGTCAGTCACCCGCGCT GTCTCCTACCGGGCCCAGCAGGGCGACACGCGGCGGGCGGTGCAGAAGATGGTGATGGTGTGGGTGCTGGCCTTCCTCCTGTACGGGCCGGCCATCCTGAGCTGGGAGTACCTGTCCGGCGGCAGCTCCATCCCGGAGGGCCACTGCTACGCCGAGTTCTTCCACAACTGGTACTTCCTCATCACGGCCTCCACACTCGAGTTCTTCACGCCCTTCCTCAGCGTCACCTTCTTCAACCTCAGCATCTACCTGAACATCCAGAGGCGCACCCGCGTCCGGCTGGACGGGGCGCGGGACCCCGAGCCCCCGCCCGAGGCCCAGccctccccgccgcccgccgcgcccggctgctggggctgctggcAGAAGGGGCGCGGGGAGGCCGTGCCGCTGCACAGGTACGGGGTCGGGGTGGGCGAGGCGGCCCCGGGCGCCGAGGCGGGGGAGGCGGCCCCCGGGGGCGGCAGCGGTGGGGGCGCCGCGGCCTCGCCCACCTCCAGCTCCGGCAGCTCCTCGCGGGGCACCGAGCGGCCTCGCTCGCTCAAGCGGGGCTCCAAGCCCTCGGCGTCCTCCGCGTCGCTGGAGAAGCGCATGAAGATGGCGTCCCAGAGCATCACCCAGCGCTTCCGGCTGTCCCGGGACAAGAAGGTGGCCAAGTCGCTGGCCGTCATCGTGAGCATCTTCGGGCTCTGCTGGGCCCCGTACACGCTCCTGATGATCATCCGGGCCGCCTGCCACGGCCACTGCGTTCCTGACTACTGGTACGAGACGTCCTTCTGGCTGCTGTGGGCCAACTCGGCCGTCAACCCCGTCCTGTACCCGCTGTGCCACTACAGTTTCCGCCGAGCCTTCACCAAGCTGCTCTGCCCCCAGAAGCTCAAGATCCAGCCGCACAGCTCCCTGGAGCACTGCTGGAAGTGA